In Aquimarina sp. TRL1, a single window of DNA contains:
- a CDS encoding ABC transporter ATP-binding protein has translation MIAIKNLHKSYQKNKVLTGINLTINKGGVFAILGPNGSGKTTLIKSVLGMITPSSGDIMVMGQPIQNNWNYRKQIDYLPQIANFPSNLKVKELITMIKDLRGATQLDEELISLFKLTPFLDKKLGELSGGTKQKVNIVLTFMFDSPIVILDEPTTGLDPISLIRLKALIEDEKEKNKTILVTSHIMSFVEEIADEIVFILEGQIYFKGSIPTLKQKTQKTDFEHAIASILELHHA, from the coding sequence ATGATTGCAATAAAGAATTTACATAAAAGTTATCAGAAAAATAAGGTATTGACTGGCATTAACCTGACTATTAATAAAGGAGGGGTATTTGCCATCCTAGGACCCAATGGTTCGGGAAAAACAACTTTAATTAAGAGTGTATTAGGTATGATTACTCCCTCATCAGGTGATATAATGGTTATGGGACAACCTATACAGAATAATTGGAATTACAGAAAGCAAATTGACTATTTGCCGCAAATTGCCAATTTCCCCAGTAATCTAAAAGTCAAAGAGCTCATTACAATGATTAAGGATCTCCGGGGAGCTACCCAACTGGATGAGGAATTAATTTCTCTTTTTAAGCTGACTCCGTTTCTGGATAAAAAATTAGGAGAGCTCTCCGGGGGAACAAAACAAAAAGTAAACATTGTTCTCACTTTTATGTTTGATAGCCCAATTGTTATACTAGATGAACCTACAACAGGATTAGATCCAATCTCCTTGATACGTTTAAAAGCATTGATCGAAGATGAAAAAGAGAAAAACAAGACCATCTTAGTCACTTCTCATATTATGAGTTTCGTAGAAGAAATCGCTGATGAAATTGTCTTTATACTAGAAGGACAGATCTATTTTAAAGGCTCCATCCCTACTCTAAAACAAAAAACACAAAAAACAGATTTTGAACATGCAATCGCATCCATATTAGAATTACATCATGCTTAA
- a CDS encoding ABC transporter permease, producing the protein MLKILKYSFYDLMRSRWSYVYFLFYLLLASVLLFLNNDLSKAVITLMNVIILIVPLIGTVFGVMYYYNSKEFVGLLLAQPLRREAIFLGQYLGVSLSLSMSLIIGIGIPFAAYGLFFSDAIWDFSLLLITGSFLTFIFTALAFNIALSNNNKIKGFGYAILLWLFMAIIYDGIFLMSLILFEDYPLDKLSLFGTILNPIDLSRTLILLKLDISALLGYTGAVFKKFFGTSLGFIISSVVLFLWVVLPVSRIIFKSKRKDF; encoded by the coding sequence ATGCTTAAAATATTAAAATATAGTTTTTACGATTTAATGCGTAGCCGCTGGAGCTATGTTTATTTTCTATTCTACCTGCTCCTTGCTTCCGTCCTGTTATTCCTTAACAATGACCTGTCTAAAGCAGTTATAACATTAATGAATGTGATCATCCTTATTGTCCCGCTTATCGGAACCGTTTTTGGAGTTATGTATTACTACAATTCCAAAGAATTTGTTGGGTTATTACTGGCTCAACCGCTACGACGTGAAGCCATTTTTCTGGGGCAGTATCTCGGAGTTTCACTCTCTTTGTCCATGAGTCTGATTATAGGAATTGGAATTCCCTTTGCCGCCTACGGATTATTTTTTTCAGATGCCATTTGGGATTTTTCTCTCCTTCTTATTACAGGAAGTTTTCTCACCTTTATTTTTACAGCACTAGCTTTTAATATCGCGTTATCCAATAACAACAAAATAAAGGGGTTTGGATACGCCATTCTTTTGTGGCTATTTATGGCTATCATTTATGACGGTATCTTTTTAATGTCATTAATTTTGTTTGAAGATTACCCTTTAGATAAGCTATCGCTATTCGGGACCATTCTAAATCCTATTGACTTATCGAGAACACTTATTTTATTAAAACTGGATATCTCTGCTCTTCTAGGATATACAGGGGCTGTGTTTAAAAAATTCTTCGGTACCAGCCTTGGGTTTATCATTTCATCTGTGGTCTTATTTCTTTGGGTGGTGCTTCCCGTTTCTCGAATTATTTTTAAATCAAAAAGAAAAGATTTCTAA
- a CDS encoding TonB-dependent receptor translates to MKKIHNCILGIFFSSIWGIQSQSELPEKKEIPITQLDEITIISRRKLSNYQQEKIVSGIDQYLENSLHINMIKRGNYAWEPSLNNMTTDRLSITIDGMQIYGACTDKMDPVTSYVDVSNLEKVTVYSGQEGAENTNTIGGGIDLTLPEATYKNTGFKSSFDLGYETNSHYKTTGTALSYSGNNFFVSGDIIYRKSDNYYAGNNNEVLFSQFEKYNISVLTAYKISEYQSIEVTYIYDRASDVGYPALPMDVSLAKASISSLAYKYQNDDTMIKDWETKLYYNSVTHIMDDTKRPDVPIRMDMPGWSDTYGGYSKMALKKEQHSLQFNLTAHYNRSLAEMTMYPNTPDEQRMFMYTWPDVRTFNTGFFAKDKIELTDTDKLHLTTRIGYHKNTIKNQTGLESLRIFYPFISDSKQRILNSFSANYQKKTATADLSFGIGYGERAPSVSEGYGFFLFNSFDGYDYIGNPALKKEKSVDFSLKANFEKKKLKISAEAAYFHLMDYIIGEINPAISPMTIGANGVRVYNSLAYASIFKSTLNSTYTLSDQISLYTAIGFNYGQGSNGANLPLISPLSYQIQVSYKLPTFNAAIQLKGNVEQTSYSPTYGEDKTPSFAILNLTMGNQFYIKEHKTVLKYGIENILDTTYSTYADWNNIPRQGRNFFVNLSYILQ, encoded by the coding sequence ATGAAAAAAATACATAACTGCATCCTCGGAATCTTTTTTAGTAGTATTTGGGGGATTCAATCACAATCTGAACTTCCAGAAAAAAAAGAAATTCCAATCACTCAATTAGATGAAATCACCATTATTAGCAGGAGAAAACTCAGTAACTATCAGCAAGAAAAAATTGTATCAGGGATTGATCAATATTTAGAGAACTCCCTGCACATCAACATGATTAAGCGAGGAAATTATGCCTGGGAACCTTCGCTAAATAACATGACCACAGATCGATTATCGATTACTATTGATGGAATGCAAATTTATGGAGCCTGTACCGACAAAATGGATCCGGTTACCTCATATGTAGATGTTTCTAATCTGGAAAAAGTGACGGTTTATTCTGGTCAGGAAGGAGCAGAAAACACCAATACAATTGGAGGAGGAATTGACTTAACACTTCCAGAAGCAACCTATAAAAACACAGGGTTCAAGAGCAGTTTTGATCTTGGATATGAAACAAACAGTCACTACAAAACTACCGGAACGGCTCTCTCTTATTCCGGAAATAATTTTTTCGTAAGTGGGGATATCATCTATAGAAAGTCTGATAACTACTATGCGGGTAATAACAACGAAGTTTTATTCTCTCAATTCGAAAAGTACAATATCTCTGTATTAACTGCTTATAAAATATCGGAATATCAAAGCATAGAAGTCACCTATATTTATGACCGAGCATCTGATGTAGGCTATCCGGCATTGCCTATGGATGTCTCTCTAGCCAAAGCATCTATTTCTTCTCTCGCATATAAATACCAAAACGATGATACTATGATCAAAGATTGGGAAACAAAACTCTATTACAATTCGGTAACTCACATCATGGATGATACAAAGCGACCTGATGTTCCAATACGTATGGACATGCCTGGGTGGAGTGATACCTATGGAGGGTATTCCAAAATGGCATTGAAGAAAGAACAACACAGCCTTCAATTTAACCTTACCGCTCATTATAACCGATCACTCGCAGAAATGACAATGTACCCTAATACTCCTGATGAGCAGCGTATGTTTATGTATACCTGGCCAGATGTAAGAACTTTTAATACTGGTTTTTTTGCAAAAGACAAAATCGAACTTACTGATACGGATAAACTACACCTTACTACTCGTATCGGATATCATAAGAACACTATTAAAAATCAAACCGGCTTAGAAAGTCTTCGAATCTTTTATCCTTTCATATCAGACTCTAAACAACGGATTCTCAATAGTTTTTCTGCTAATTATCAAAAAAAAACAGCTACTGCAGACCTTTCTTTTGGGATCGGATATGGAGAAAGAGCTCCTTCTGTGAGCGAAGGCTATGGTTTCTTTCTGTTCAATAGCTTTGATGGTTATGATTATATAGGAAACCCAGCGCTAAAAAAAGAAAAATCGGTAGACTTCTCACTCAAAGCTAATTTCGAGAAAAAGAAGCTAAAAATCAGCGCAGAAGCTGCTTATTTTCATCTTATGGATTATATTATCGGAGAGATCAATCCCGCTATAAGTCCGATGACCATTGGAGCAAATGGAGTTCGGGTATACAACTCTCTAGCGTATGCCTCTATCTTTAAGTCTACCTTAAATAGTACCTATACGCTTTCAGATCAAATTTCACTATATACAGCTATCGGATTTAATTACGGTCAGGGAAGTAATGGTGCTAACCTGCCACTGATCAGTCCTCTTTCATATCAGATCCAGGTTTCTTATAAACTCCCTACATTTAACGCCGCTATACAGCTCAAAGGAAATGTGGAGCAGACATCCTATAGCCCCACTTACGGAGAGGACAAGACCCCATCATTTGCCATCCTGAACCTAACAATGGGAAATCAGTTTTATATCAAAGAACATAAAACCGTGCTTAAATATGGTATTGAAAATATCCTGGACACGACATATTCTACCTATGCTGACTGGAATAATATCCCTAGACAGGGAAGGAACTTTTTTGTAAACCTTTCATACATTCTTCAATAA
- a CDS encoding Rrf2 family transcriptional regulator — MLSNACKYAIRSILYLAIHSDETHKIGVKKVAEEIETPQPFLAKLLQQLVTNKLVSSSKGPKGGFFLDKKNKEKSVWDIIKTIDGTDKFDQCFLGLSSCDDENPCPAHRFVSPFKKLILNDFRDKTIASLVEEIKENGTVISLKGFNN; from the coding sequence ATGTTATCTAATGCATGCAAATATGCAATACGTTCTATCCTATATCTAGCGATACACAGTGATGAAACTCATAAAATTGGCGTAAAAAAAGTTGCTGAAGAAATCGAGACTCCTCAACCTTTTCTTGCTAAACTCCTTCAACAATTAGTAACCAATAAGCTTGTCTCTTCTAGTAAAGGACCTAAGGGAGGTTTTTTCTTAGATAAAAAAAATAAAGAAAAGTCGGTTTGGGATATTATAAAAACAATCGACGGAACAGATAAGTTTGATCAATGCTTTTTAGGGTTATCTTCCTGTGATGATGAAAACCCCTGTCCTGCACATCGATTTGTATCTCCTTTTAAAAAATTAATTTTAAATGATTTTAGAGATAAAACCATTGCCAGTCTTGTGGAAGAGATTAAGGAAAACGGTACTGTTATTTCTTTAAAAGGGTTTAACAACTAA
- the moaA gene encoding GTP 3',8-cyclase MoaA — protein MKEIKNILTDTHQRKHSYLRISLTERCNLRCTYCMPSEGVHLSPKSCLMTADEVYEIAKVFVKNGVTKIRLTGGEPLIRKDIHQILEKLASLPINLAITTNAVVVDRFIPVFKRVGIRDVNVSLDSLNERKFKDITRRNYFDRVYTNIFKLLNANFHVKINIVLIKGFNEDEIINFIRLTKDLDVTIRFIEFMPFDGNRWNIDKMVSYQTIMKTVKNYFSERLIVKEKDAPNDTAVHYKIGGYTGKFAIISSVTNPFCDSCNRIRITANGYLKNCLFSATESDLLSPLREGKSIESIIQKSFLLKEKTRGGMNTLEELKNPVLHTRNRSMTIIGG, from the coding sequence ATGAAAGAAATAAAAAATATATTAACCGATACTCATCAACGAAAACATTCGTATCTGAGAATTTCATTGACAGAACGTTGTAATCTTCGATGTACTTATTGTATGCCCTCTGAAGGAGTTCATTTATCCCCAAAATCTTGTCTGATGACAGCTGATGAGGTCTATGAAATAGCAAAAGTTTTTGTGAAAAATGGAGTTACAAAAATTAGATTAACAGGAGGGGAACCACTTATCCGAAAAGATATTCATCAGATACTAGAAAAATTAGCTTCTTTACCTATTAATCTTGCGATTACAACAAATGCTGTTGTCGTTGATAGGTTTATTCCTGTTTTTAAAAGAGTGGGAATTAGAGACGTTAATGTTAGTTTAGATTCTCTGAATGAGAGAAAGTTTAAAGATATTACAAGAAGAAATTATTTTGATAGAGTATATACTAATATTTTTAAATTATTGAACGCTAATTTTCATGTAAAGATCAATATTGTATTGATAAAAGGCTTTAATGAAGATGAAATTATCAATTTTATTCGATTAACTAAAGATTTGGATGTAACGATTCGTTTTATAGAGTTTATGCCTTTTGATGGAAATAGATGGAATATTGATAAAATGGTTTCTTACCAAACGATAATGAAGACTGTAAAAAACTATTTTTCCGAAAGATTGATTGTCAAAGAAAAAGATGCTCCAAATGACACTGCTGTTCACTACAAAATAGGAGGTTATACAGGGAAATTCGCAATTATTAGTTCTGTGACAAACCCATTTTGTGATTCATGTAATAGGATAAGAATTACGGCTAATGGATACTTGAAAAATTGCTTGTTTTCGGCAACGGAATCAGACTTGTTAAGCCCTTTGCGAGAGGGGAAATCGATAGAGTCAATAATTCAAAAAAGCTTTTTGCTTAAAGAAAAAACAAGAGGAGGAATGAATACCTTAGAGGAATTAAAGAATCCAGTACTACATACGAGAAACCGAAGTATGACAATTATAGGGGGGTAG
- the moaCB gene encoding bifunctional molybdenum cofactor biosynthesis protein MoaC/MoaB, with protein MVDITHKQTTLRTAVAQATVKVSKSETITAIRKNTVPKGDVLSMSKAAGLLGVKQTPNLLPDCHPIPIEYTSIEYEINELEIEILFTVKTIYKTGVEVEAMHGASVVALNMYDMLKPIDKGIEIKEIKLLEKKGGKSDFKDRFRKDLTATVIVCSDTISAGQKEDKAGKAIITVLEENEVSISKYIVIPDEIEEIALCAKKYAEQNIDLIIYTGGTGLSKRDVTPEALLPLLDRRIPGIEETIRRYGQERTPYAMLSRSVAGTLKNSLVLGLPGSTNGAKESMEAVFPAILHLFRIFKGARHD; from the coding sequence ATGGTAGATATCACACATAAACAGACAACACTTAGAACTGCTGTAGCTCAGGCAACGGTAAAAGTGAGTAAATCCGAAACAATCACAGCAATCAGGAAGAATACTGTCCCTAAAGGAGATGTATTATCGATGAGTAAAGCTGCAGGTTTATTAGGAGTGAAGCAAACACCTAATTTATTACCAGATTGCCATCCGATACCGATTGAATATACCAGTATTGAATATGAGATTAACGAATTGGAAATAGAGATACTGTTTACGGTAAAGACAATTTATAAAACAGGAGTAGAGGTAGAAGCAATGCATGGGGCTAGCGTAGTAGCACTAAATATGTACGATATGCTAAAACCAATTGATAAAGGAATCGAAATTAAGGAAATCAAGCTCTTAGAGAAAAAAGGAGGGAAATCAGATTTTAAAGATCGTTTTAGAAAAGATCTTACCGCTACAGTAATCGTATGCTCAGATACTATCTCGGCTGGACAAAAAGAAGATAAAGCCGGGAAAGCTATTATCACTGTATTAGAAGAAAACGAGGTGTCAATATCGAAGTATATTGTTATACCAGATGAAATAGAAGAGATAGCGCTTTGTGCAAAAAAATATGCAGAACAAAATATTGATTTAATTATATATACGGGAGGAACGGGGCTATCTAAAAGAGATGTTACCCCAGAAGCACTTTTACCGTTATTGGATAGAAGAATTCCGGGGATTGAAGAAACAATTAGACGGTATGGTCAGGAGCGGACCCCTTATGCTATGTTATCCAGAAGTGTAGCCGGGACCTTAAAAAACAGCTTGGTTTTAGGACTCCCTGGATCCACTAATGGAGCAAAAGAATCAATGGAAGCTGTTTTCCCAGCAATACTTCATCTTTTTAGAATTTTTAAAGGAGCAAGACACGATTGA
- a CDS encoding molybdenum cofactor biosynthesis protein MoaE, protein MNKKNLKNIFVEGAISTKFIGESIAKHQTKTTIGAHDIFLGQVRADIIDGKKVTAIEYTAYEEMANLKAHEIREETFDKFDLTCMHVYHSKGIVKSGEICLFVFVSSPKRKEAFRAIEYLVNEIKANIPVFGKEIFDDASHQWKVNT, encoded by the coding sequence ATGAATAAAAAAAACCTCAAAAACATTTTTGTAGAAGGGGCTATTTCTACAAAATTTATTGGAGAATCAATAGCAAAGCATCAAACAAAAACGACTATTGGAGCACATGATATTTTTTTAGGACAGGTGAGAGCGGATATTATTGATGGAAAAAAAGTAACCGCAATAGAATATACTGCCTATGAAGAAATGGCAAACCTAAAGGCTCATGAAATAAGAGAAGAAACTTTTGATAAGTTTGACCTGACCTGTATGCATGTGTATCACAGTAAAGGGATAGTGAAATCAGGGGAGATTTGTTTGTTTGTGTTTGTCTCTTCTCCAAAGAGAAAGGAAGCATTTAGAGCAATAGAATACCTAGTAAATGAAATAAAGGCAAATATTCCTGTTTTTGGAAAAGAAATATTCGATGATGCTTCGCATCAATGGAAAGTGAATACATAA
- a CDS encoding MoaD/ThiS family protein has product MELTIKYFGMLAEVTKCGEEKLDCAAKTIEELLDFLFVKYPDLKGKEFKVAQGQEFVSLEAPLAETELVLLPPFSGG; this is encoded by the coding sequence ATGGAATTGACGATTAAATATTTTGGAATGTTAGCAGAAGTTACTAAATGTGGAGAAGAAAAATTAGACTGTGCAGCCAAAACAATAGAAGAACTTCTAGATTTTCTTTTTGTAAAATACCCAGACCTAAAAGGAAAAGAGTTTAAAGTGGCCCAGGGACAGGAGTTTGTTTCTCTTGAGGCGCCGTTAGCAGAAACAGAGCTTGTATTGTTGCCGCCATTCTCAGGAGGATAA
- a CDS encoding molybdenum cofactor guanylyltransferase → MKESSKDVTGIILAGGKSSRMGTDKGFIKYRSKYFITHIIEAMEPIVRDIIIVSDCADYDIFNKQRVEDEIKNAGPLAGVYTGLKHTRTAYNLIVSCDVPLIKTAVLTKLLEQRTEETQVIQLQGENKTMPLLALYKKECEQKCLELLERGERRMKVAIAEFKTKTIEIEKEEWLRSMINVNTPEDLKNISHGIDD, encoded by the coding sequence ATGAAAGAGTCTTCCAAGGACGTTACCGGAATTATCCTGGCAGGGGGCAAAAGTAGTCGGATGGGAACAGATAAAGGTTTTATAAAGTATCGTTCAAAATACTTTATAACACATATTATAGAAGCTATGGAGCCAATAGTTCGTGATATTATTATTGTTAGTGATTGCGCTGATTATGATATTTTTAATAAACAAAGAGTTGAAGATGAAATAAAAAATGCAGGCCCTTTGGCAGGAGTGTATACAGGTTTAAAACATACCAGAACAGCCTATAATCTAATAGTAAGTTGTGATGTTCCTTTGATCAAGACAGCTGTACTGACAAAATTATTAGAACAAAGAACTGAAGAAACACAAGTAATACAGTTACAAGGAGAAAATAAAACAATGCCCCTATTGGCCTTGTATAAAAAGGAATGTGAACAGAAGTGCTTAGAGTTGTTAGAACGTGGAGAGAGACGGATGAAAGTAGCAATAGCTGAGTTTAAAACAAAAACAATAGAAATAGAAAAAGAAGAGTGGTTACGTTCTATGATAAATGTAAATACTCCGGAAGATCTAAAGAATATAAGCCATGGAATTGACGATTAA
- a CDS encoding sulfite exporter TauE/SafE family protein — MIFETESVLLFMIILPLVSFLYASVGHGGASGYLALMAFFSFSPEMMKSTALLLNLFVAAIAFFHYYREGFFRMKLFLPFAIASIPMAFIGGTIEIEAAVYKKILGVLLIFAILKMLNVFGKGTATIKDVKLWQGIVVGGGIGLLSGLIGIGGGIILSPVILLLHWGKMKEAAAVSALFIWVNSAAGLIGQFSKGITLNNISFIWVLFALAGGFLGGYFGSKRFSNAGLRYVLALVLVLASVKLFII, encoded by the coding sequence ATGATTTTCGAAACAGAAAGTGTTTTGCTTTTTATGATTATTCTTCCATTAGTGTCTTTTTTGTATGCTAGTGTAGGACATGGAGGAGCAAGTGGATATTTGGCATTAATGGCGTTTTTTTCTTTTAGCCCTGAGATGATGAAATCAACGGCGTTATTACTGAATCTATTTGTAGCAGCGATTGCATTTTTTCATTATTACAGAGAAGGTTTTTTTAGGATGAAACTATTTCTGCCATTTGCAATAGCTTCTATTCCGATGGCTTTTATTGGAGGGACTATAGAGATAGAAGCTGCCGTTTATAAAAAAATACTAGGAGTACTGTTGATTTTTGCTATTCTGAAAATGCTTAATGTTTTTGGGAAAGGAACCGCCACTATCAAGGACGTTAAATTATGGCAGGGAATTGTAGTAGGAGGGGGCATTGGTTTGCTCTCTGGTTTAATTGGTATTGGAGGAGGAATTATTCTGAGCCCAGTTATTCTATTATTGCATTGGGGTAAAATGAAGGAAGCTGCAGCAGTTTCAGCTCTTTTTATTTGGGTGAATTCCGCTGCGGGACTTATTGGACAATTTAGTAAGGGAATAACTTTGAATAATATCTCATTTATTTGGGTGCTTTTCGCATTAGCAGGAGGTTTCTTAGGGGGGTATTTTGGAAGTAAGAGATTTAGTAATGCAGGGTTGAGGTATGTATTAGCCTTAGTATTAGTATTGGCTTCAGTAAAGTTATTTATAATCTAA
- a CDS encoding winged helix-turn-helix domain-containing protein gives MKNVKIKSRIWIEVDDNVLIGEGRVRLLKAIENTGSLSKAAKKLNMSYKKAWDLIYSMNNATSCPVITTTIGGKNGGGAVLTEHGKTLIDFFEELNKGCWEYLDRQKGEIRIR, from the coding sequence ATGAAGAATGTAAAAATAAAAAGTAGGATTTGGATAGAAGTGGATGATAATGTGCTTATAGGAGAAGGAAGAGTTCGGCTACTAAAAGCAATAGAAAATACAGGTTCATTGTCTAAGGCAGCAAAGAAATTAAATATGTCTTATAAAAAGGCATGGGACCTTATCTATTCAATGAATAATGCTACCTCTTGTCCGGTTATCACGACGACTATAGGTGGTAAAAATGGAGGAGGAGCAGTATTAACAGAACATGGAAAAACATTAATTGATTTTTTTGAAGAGCTCAACAAAGGATGTTGGGAATACCTAGATCGTCAAAAAGGAGAAATACGGATACGATGA
- the glp gene encoding gephyrin-like molybdotransferase Glp: MISVEEAIQKVVKTVQTTTTSQTIRVREAVGEILSKDVIAPINMPPFRQSAMDGYALNLYDNTTYEVRDEVKAGDQHHPVLEKGEAVRIFTGAAVPDTANTVIMQERVVMNENTIAVEGLVNFGDNIRLEGEQIKKGEIALKKDTIITVAGIGYLLSLGIQEIQVYKKPSIGVVVTGNELIEPGKPLSTGKVYDSNGGMLATALQSLEYKEISEYSVKDQYETTKEVLLTALKENDVIVLSGGISVGTYDYVGKALKELGVEEIFYKVKQKPGKPLFFGRRKNKIVFALPGNPAAALSCFYLYVYPALEKLRGNKNFSLDKKEVTSISSFEKKGNRAQFLKAILEENTVTILEGQSSAMLQTFAVANALVYIPEERSRIMKNDTVEVICLPI; the protein is encoded by the coding sequence ATGATATCTGTAGAAGAAGCCATACAAAAAGTAGTTAAGACGGTTCAAACTACCACTACATCACAAACTATAAGAGTAAGAGAAGCGGTAGGAGAAATATTGTCAAAAGATGTGATTGCACCAATTAACATGCCTCCTTTTAGGCAGTCTGCAATGGATGGTTATGCATTAAATCTCTATGACAATACTACGTATGAGGTACGGGATGAAGTAAAGGCAGGAGATCAGCACCATCCGGTTTTAGAAAAAGGCGAAGCAGTGCGAATTTTTACCGGTGCAGCTGTTCCTGATACGGCAAATACAGTGATTATGCAAGAACGGGTAGTAATGAATGAGAACACTATTGCTGTAGAAGGACTCGTAAACTTTGGAGATAATATTCGCTTAGAAGGAGAGCAGATTAAGAAAGGAGAAATTGCCTTAAAAAAAGATACAATAATCACTGTTGCAGGTATAGGGTATCTGTTAAGTTTAGGAATACAAGAAATTCAGGTGTATAAAAAACCGTCTATAGGTGTTGTTGTTACAGGTAATGAATTGATAGAACCGGGGAAACCATTATCTACAGGGAAGGTTTATGATAGTAATGGAGGGATGTTAGCCACTGCGTTACAATCACTAGAATATAAAGAAATATCGGAGTATTCTGTAAAAGATCAATATGAAACCACAAAAGAAGTTTTATTAACAGCTCTAAAAGAAAATGATGTAATTGTTTTATCGGGGGGGATTTCTGTAGGAACCTATGATTATGTTGGGAAAGCATTAAAAGAGTTAGGAGTAGAGGAGATATTTTATAAGGTAAAGCAAAAACCAGGGAAACCATTGTTTTTTGGAAGAAGGAAAAACAAAATTGTTTTTGCATTGCCAGGAAATCCCGCAGCAGCGTTAAGTTGTTTTTATTTATATGTATATCCAGCATTAGAAAAATTAAGAGGGAATAAAAATTTTAGTCTAGACAAAAAAGAAGTAACATCTATATCTTCTTTTGAGAAGAAAGGTAACAGAGCTCAGTTTTTAAAAGCCATTTTGGAAGAAAATACTGTGACGATTCTAGAAGGACAGAGTTCGGCTATGTTACAAACATTTGCTGTAGCAAATGCATTGGTCTATATCCCTGAGGAGCGATCGAGAATTATGAAAAATGATACTGTAGAAGTAATATGTTTACCGATATGA
- the nrfH gene encoding cytochrome c nitrite reductase small subunit yields the protein MKKIFQFFIPPKPWRIPVIILSGALTGLTIYTLIESKAVSYLSDDPKTCANCHVMTPQYTTWEKSSHREWANCNDCHVPHDNAIKKYMFKAKDGLYHASVFTSRGEPEVIKMKEAGNVVVQNNCIRCHQDQVTDARLSGMVKNHYEDRTTRKCWECHKEVPHGSIHSLSATKYYGKIPEEHQETIPEWLEKQLNDSENKNPENDE from the coding sequence ATGAAAAAAATATTCCAGTTTTTTATCCCCCCGAAACCTTGGAGAATCCCTGTGATTATATTATCCGGAGCACTAACAGGTCTTACTATTTATACTCTGATAGAGTCAAAAGCTGTTTCGTATTTATCTGACGACCCGAAAACATGCGCTAATTGTCATGTAATGACTCCTCAATACACCACATGGGAAAAAAGTTCTCACAGAGAATGGGCAAATTGTAATGACTGTCATGTTCCTCACGATAATGCGATAAAAAAATACATGTTTAAAGCCAAAGATGGTTTATATCATGCTTCTGTATTTACTTCCCGAGGAGAGCCAGAGGTTATTAAAATGAAAGAAGCCGGAAATGTCGTAGTACAAAACAATTGTATTCGATGCCATCAAGATCAAGTCACCGATGCTCGGTTAAGTGGAATGGTTAAAAACCATTATGAAGATAGAACAACGAGAAAATGCTGGGAATGTCACAAAGAAGTTCCTCATGGAAGCATCCATAGTTTATCCGCTACTAAATACTACGGAAAAATCCCTGAAGAGCACCAAGAAACAATCCCGGAATGGCTAGAAAAACAATTAAACGATTCTGAAAACAAAAACCCTGAAAACGATGAGTAA